A stretch of bacterium DNA encodes these proteins:
- a CDS encoding VCBS repeat-containing protein — protein MRRGRALVRARASRVFGVALALLGLAVVRAEMADPQTFALSETPPLKQTITYVGKTTTTDFRGPGMGQHLQYFPAFDLDDFQSGLPTDCDGCIEWTPEFENFKHHLGLDALDRTFSPDAGGEPVGVKTAGGDPSWDVFILPDGTTGTSGTTYDEHACGNANNFVNQLRINTGTLQDFCLNLITDNSGPEHAPNLRLEARADDSDADFDLGAVPQFGVEGQPEPHPDFSFDGETDVYTFRYMGMSEGDRIRIRIQGEGGAGCAGPGLGGIMVSHISTCTPPPGTCTPDCSGRLCGDDGCGGSCGECPRVDKLVRRTGHVGAVVYDEDGSVQTGTQDDVEIVASVGDTLRGEVSDIETDLQNKLRSALVQEFNEYSFNVRNVRLTLTRSIGVESTALATGSHAFTARLEQAFLKFKLKPEADDNTKFIVKITVPDIAVSGLFDPISGEITNLAATNGPVTVDIDGGGGLGSVISLFDDFGDFLPDVIADALDLSVIEGALARVVESEIDEELAELAGDAEGFVLLPLALVPETIQVAGFDYGPQIRQALLAPTVGDTISLHYDATDPQIVSPPGFAIETLQEAVLVLDVGGDFVLTASQRTTRFPEVRADIELASFDHAGDYVVEGWVCAVDLEESLEVGLFSDGHAVRIVTADLVSEPEVGEQCTIGGIYDRYRYALEVPPEELVSVNGWDNQLSVVAGYGVFEDTLGDVYRSHSTPWLLDADSATSVSLHPDPGHRYVADFTGDGRDDYMFREVATGNWYVAVSTGGGFAPPMIWLTNGDSPTGKSYHVSAAFQFVADFSGDGRSDYLFKQEGTNDWYAAVSNGDGFETPALWLDASTAPAGPTHNAGYMYVADFDGDGRSDYLYKRSGIDEWLVARSTGNGLEPPLPWLFGAASPTGRTYHADPSFQLIGDFDGNGRSDYLFKETGGGDWYVALSSGNSFHTPTLWLGEVDAPGFPTFNRGYQYVADFDGDGADDYLWKREGVDEWYVARSRADVFDLPTRWLAGSDSPTGQAYHEDPHNFQFLGDFDGDGRTDYLFKRPSSNDWFVALSEGERFAKPLLWLSLTAYLPERTYSENATRQYLGDFSGDGTSQFLHYDNPSGAWYVTSTLLPRPAAPLPPRPPGGC, from the coding sequence GTGAGGCGCGGTCGAGCCCTCGTTCGCGCCAGGGCGTCCCGCGTCTTCGGCGTCGCGCTCGCCTTGCTCGGGCTGGCCGTCGTTCGCGCTGAGATGGCGGACCCCCAGACCTTCGCGCTCTCCGAGACCCCGCCTCTCAAGCAGACGATCACCTACGTCGGGAAGACGACGACGACCGATTTCCGCGGCCCGGGAATGGGGCAGCACCTGCAGTACTTCCCGGCATTCGATCTCGACGACTTCCAGTCGGGTCTCCCGACCGATTGCGATGGTTGTATCGAGTGGACTCCGGAGTTCGAGAACTTCAAGCACCACCTGGGACTCGATGCACTGGATCGCACGTTCTCGCCCGATGCCGGTGGTGAGCCGGTCGGCGTCAAGACCGCCGGCGGTGACCCGAGCTGGGACGTGTTCATCCTCCCGGACGGGACGACCGGAACCTCTGGAACGACCTACGACGAACACGCCTGTGGTAACGCCAACAACTTCGTCAACCAGCTCCGAATCAACACGGGCACGCTCCAGGACTTCTGCCTCAATCTGATCACGGACAACAGTGGACCGGAACACGCTCCGAACCTTCGTCTCGAGGCGCGCGCGGACGATTCCGACGCCGACTTCGATCTCGGCGCGGTTCCGCAGTTCGGTGTCGAGGGTCAGCCGGAACCCCATCCCGACTTCAGCTTCGATGGCGAGACCGACGTCTACACGTTCCGATACATGGGAATGAGCGAGGGCGATCGGATCCGTATCCGGATCCAGGGAGAGGGTGGGGCGGGCTGCGCGGGGCCGGGTCTCGGCGGAATCATGGTGTCCCACATCAGCACGTGTACCCCGCCTCCCGGCACGTGCACTCCCGATTGCTCCGGCAGACTCTGCGGAGACGATGGCTGCGGCGGCTCGTGCGGGGAGTGCCCTCGCGTGGACAAGCTCGTGCGCCGGACGGGACACGTCGGGGCGGTCGTCTACGACGAAGACGGTTCCGTGCAGACCGGAACGCAGGACGACGTCGAGATCGTCGCGAGCGTCGGTGACACGCTCCGGGGCGAGGTGAGCGACATCGAAACGGATCTGCAGAACAAGCTTCGGTCCGCGTTGGTCCAGGAGTTCAACGAGTACTCGTTCAACGTGCGCAACGTTCGCTTGACCTTGACGCGAAGCATCGGCGTCGAATCGACCGCCCTCGCCACGGGATCCCATGCGTTCACGGCACGACTCGAACAAGCGTTCCTCAAGTTCAAGCTGAAGCCGGAGGCCGATGACAACACGAAGTTCATCGTCAAGATCACCGTCCCGGACATCGCGGTCAGCGGACTCTTCGATCCGATCTCGGGCGAGATCACGAACCTCGCCGCCACGAACGGTCCCGTCACGGTCGACATCGACGGAGGCGGCGGACTGGGATCCGTCATCAGCCTCTTCGACGATTTCGGCGATTTCCTTCCCGACGTGATCGCCGACGCGCTGGATCTCTCCGTCATCGAAGGCGCCCTCGCGCGGGTCGTCGAGTCCGAGATCGACGAAGAGCTCGCGGAGCTCGCCGGGGATGCCGAGGGCTTCGTGCTCCTGCCCCTCGCTCTCGTCCCCGAGACCATCCAGGTCGCGGGTTTCGACTACGGCCCGCAGATCCGCCAGGCGCTCCTCGCCCCGACGGTCGGCGACACCATCTCTCTCCACTACGACGCGACCGATCCCCAGATCGTCTCTCCGCCGGGCTTCGCGATCGAGACCCTCCAGGAGGCGGTTCTGGTGCTCGACGTCGGAGGCGACTTCGTCCTCACCGCCTCGCAGCGGACGACACGCTTTCCGGAGGTGCGCGCGGACATCGAGCTGGCCTCGTTCGATCACGCCGGCGACTACGTCGTCGAGGGTTGGGTCTGTGCCGTCGATCTCGAGGAGTCGCTCGAGGTCGGCCTCTTCTCGGACGGCCACGCCGTTCGAATCGTCACCGCCGATCTCGTGTCCGAGCCCGAGGTCGGAGAGCAGTGCACGATCGGAGGTATCTACGATCGCTACCGGTATGCGCTCGAGGTGCCACCGGAGGAGCTCGTATCGGTCAACGGCTGGGACAATCAGCTGAGCGTCGTCGCCGGCTACGGCGTCTTCGAGGACACGCTCGGCGACGTCTATCGATCGCACTCCACGCCCTGGCTGCTCGACGCCGACTCGGCGACGAGCGTGAGCCTCCATCCGGATCCGGGGCACCGCTACGTCGCCGACTTCACGGGCGATGGGCGGGACGACTACATGTTCCGAGAGGTCGCGACCGGAAACTGGTACGTCGCGGTCTCGACGGGGGGCGGCTTCGCCCCGCCGATGATCTGGCTGACCAACGGAGATTCTCCGACGGGCAAGTCCTACCACGTCAGCGCGGCCTTCCAGTTCGTCGCGGACTTCAGCGGGGACGGACGGAGCGACTATCTCTTCAAGCAGGAGGGAACGAACGACTGGTACGCGGCGGTCTCGAACGGAGATGGATTCGAGACGCCGGCCCTCTGGCTGGACGCGAGCACCGCTCCCGCCGGTCCGACCCACAATGCCGGGTACATGTACGTCGCGGATTTCGACGGAGACGGACGGTCGGACTACCTCTACAAGCGCTCGGGCATCGACGAGTGGCTCGTCGCCCGATCGACCGGGAACGGGCTCGAGCCGCCGCTCCCCTGGCTCTTCGGCGCGGCGTCTCCGACCGGAAGGACCTACCACGCCGATCCGAGCTTCCAGCTGATCGGCGACTTCGACGGAAACGGTCGAAGCGACTACCTGTTCAAGGAGACGGGAGGCGGAGACTGGTATGTCGCGCTCTCGTCCGGAAACTCGTTCCATACGCCGACGCTGTGGCTCGGCGAGGTCGACGCCCCCGGCTTCCCGACGTTCAACCGTGGGTATCAGTACGTGGCCGACTTCGACGGCGACGGGGCCGACGACTATCTATGGAAGCGCGAGGGCGTGGACGAGTGGTACGTCGCCCGCTCCCGGGCGGACGTGTTCGACCTCCCGACGCGCTGGCTCGCCGGAAGCGATTCGCCGACCGGGCAGGCCTATCACGAGGACCCCCACAACTTCCAGTTCCTCGGCGACTTCGACGGTGATGGACGGACGGACTACCTCTTCAAGCGGCCCTCGAGCAACGATTGGTTCGTCGCGCTCTCGGAGGGCGAACGCTTCGCGAAGCCCCTCCTGTGGCTGTCGCTGACCGCCTATCTGCCCGAGCGCACCTACTCCGAGAACGCGACGCGCCAGTATCTCGGAGACTTCTCGGGTGACGGGACGAGCCAGTTCCTGCACTATGACAACCCGTCTGGCGCGTGGTACGTCACGTCGACGCTGCTGCCGAGACCCGCCGCGCCGCTGCCCCCGCGCCCGCCCGGCGGGTGCTGA
- a CDS encoding EAL domain-containing protein — translation MDEAAKSNEETRDAPKGFSLLLVVEDDLTAKRLEEILARPEGTRFETTRVLRVEEALLRLHADRFDAMLIDLSVHEADGLDSLMRASAAASAVPIVVLTYQRDEETGLRATRAGAQDYLAKGEVTPELLTRTLIHAIERHRTLQALTQAKRKHQFLATHDTLTELPNRYWFMDQLDRLLARSQRSNTPIAVFFIDLDGFKAINDNLGHAIGDELLGDVAKRLRSSIRKNDLVARIGGDEFLAAIQGIEDEEEAFTTADVIRQAVERPYHLDGNECWISASIGIAIHPQHGEDGESLIQSADAAMYEAKNSGKNCIHMYNTELNEKAAERFEMVNGLRQAVLSGQLFLEFQPQIEVATESIVGVETLVRWEHPTRGSISPADFIPVAEETGGMVQLGEWVLRAACQAAMGWEGLNDARVAVNISGRQIHHHDFLSHLDRVLDETGIAPTRLELELTESLAASEEAVQVLDQIRERGIRVAIDDFGTGYSSLTLLRRLNVDLLKIDQSFVRGAAQTDPDGVILEGIIHIARGLGIDLIAEGVETVEEMRCLLERGCSRMQGYLFSKPVTRHELVHLATDPEAAWRIPIVDPESWSPELSQRSIQTQTRRGGARSGSLHDPDEHLYPVLKD, via the coding sequence ATGGACGAAGCAGCGAAATCCAACGAAGAGACACGGGACGCGCCCAAGGGCTTCTCGCTCCTGCTCGTGGTCGAGGACGACCTCACCGCGAAACGGCTGGAGGAGATCCTCGCGCGGCCCGAGGGCACGCGCTTCGAGACGACCCGGGTCCTGCGCGTCGAGGAGGCGCTGCTGCGCCTCCACGCCGATCGTTTCGACGCCATGCTGATCGACCTCTCGGTCCACGAAGCCGACGGCCTCGACTCACTGATGCGCGCGAGTGCCGCGGCGAGCGCGGTGCCGATCGTGGTGCTGACCTATCAGCGCGACGAGGAGACCGGGCTGCGAGCGACGCGCGCCGGCGCCCAGGACTACCTGGCGAAGGGCGAGGTGACGCCGGAGCTCCTCACCCGGACGCTCATACACGCGATCGAGCGCCACCGGACTCTGCAGGCCCTCACCCAGGCCAAGCGGAAGCACCAGTTCCTCGCCACCCACGATACGCTGACCGAGCTGCCCAACCGCTACTGGTTCATGGACCAGCTCGACCGGCTCCTCGCGCGGTCCCAGCGCAGCAACACCCCGATCGCCGTGTTCTTCATCGACCTCGACGGATTCAAGGCGATCAACGACAACCTGGGCCACGCGATCGGCGACGAGCTGCTCGGCGACGTCGCCAAGCGATTGCGCAGCTCGATCCGCAAGAACGACCTCGTGGCGCGGATCGGCGGCGACGAGTTCCTGGCGGCGATCCAGGGCATCGAGGACGAGGAAGAGGCGTTCACCACGGCGGACGTGATCCGACAGGCCGTCGAGCGCCCCTACCACCTCGACGGCAACGAGTGCTGGATCAGTGCGAGCATCGGCATCGCGATCCATCCCCAGCACGGCGAGGACGGAGAGTCGCTGATCCAGAGCGCGGATGCCGCGATGTACGAGGCGAAGAACTCGGGCAAGAACTGCATCCACATGTACAACACCGAGCTGAACGAGAAGGCCGCCGAGCGCTTCGAGATGGTGAACGGGCTGCGGCAGGCCGTGCTCTCGGGCCAGCTCTTCCTGGAGTTCCAGCCCCAGATCGAGGTCGCGACGGAGTCGATCGTCGGCGTCGAGACGCTGGTGCGATGGGAGCATCCGACGCGCGGCTCGATCTCGCCCGCGGACTTCATCCCCGTCGCCGAAGAGACGGGCGGGATGGTCCAGCTCGGGGAGTGGGTCCTGCGCGCAGCCTGCCAGGCCGCGATGGGCTGGGAGGGTCTCAACGACGCGCGCGTCGCGGTGAACATCTCCGGTCGCCAGATCCACCACCACGACTTCCTGAGCCATCTCGACCGGGTTCTCGACGAGACCGGAATCGCGCCCACGCGCCTCGAGCTCGAGCTGACGGAGTCCCTCGCGGCGAGCGAAGAGGCCGTCCAGGTCCTCGACCAGATCCGCGAGCGCGGCATTCGGGTGGCCATCGACGACTTCGGGACCGGCTACTCGTCGCTCACCCTGCTCCGCCGGCTGAACGTCGACCTGCTGAAGATCGACCAGTCCTTCGTTCGGGGCGCCGCCCAGACGGATCCCGACGGCGTGATCCTCGAAGGCATCATCCACATCGCGCGCGGTCTCGGCATCGACCTGATCGCCGAGGGGGTCGAGACGGTCGAGGAGATGCGCTGCCTGCTGGAGCGCGGCTGTTCGCGCATGCAGGGCTACCTGTTCTCGAAGCCCGTCACGCGCCACGAGCTCGTGCACCTCGCCACCGACCCGGAAGCGGCCTGGCGAATCCCGATCGTCGACCCGGAGAGCTGGTCACCCGAGCTGAGTCAGCGGTCCATTCAGACCCAGACCCGAAGAGGCGGCGCGCGGAGCGGCAGTCTCCACGATCCCGACGAGCACCTCTACCCGGTGCTGAAGGACTAG
- a CDS encoding prolipoprotein diacylglyceryl transferase, with protein sequence MYPRLGGFENLDGALLYTPVTALAALAVSLVLFWLLGREGFRIRDLVPMAVLVGIGGFGGAKLYSLLYRWASFGGALGDFSQEVQGGWRYPGALVGMLLAVWLGRRLLPRGLSARAYLDAWAPAFAFGGGIGRVACLLHGCCYGAPSSLPWAIQYPYGSIPWHDHLAAGHISQVESLSAAVHPFPIYLLLMEWILAAYLLRLRKRARFEGEVTLLFLAIHGLAKGWIELFRDPVSGFHLVVVPIGLVALALLLWERRRSYADGSRASGERAGAAGVGVS encoded by the coding sequence ATGTATCCCCGGCTCGGTGGCTTCGAGAATCTCGACGGGGCGCTGCTCTATACGCCGGTGACCGCGCTGGCGGCGCTCGCGGTCAGCCTCGTCCTTTTCTGGCTCCTGGGGAGGGAAGGATTCCGGATCCGGGATCTCGTCCCGATGGCCGTGCTCGTCGGGATCGGGGGCTTCGGTGGCGCGAAGCTGTACAGCCTCCTCTATCGATGGGCGAGCTTCGGCGGAGCACTCGGGGATTTCTCCCAGGAGGTTCAAGGGGGCTGGCGGTATCCGGGGGCGCTCGTCGGGATGTTGCTCGCCGTCTGGCTCGGTCGGCGACTCCTTCCGCGGGGTCTGTCGGCCCGCGCATACCTCGATGCATGGGCGCCCGCGTTCGCGTTCGGGGGCGGCATCGGTCGTGTGGCGTGCCTCCTGCACGGCTGCTGCTACGGCGCTCCGTCGAGTCTTCCGTGGGCGATCCAGTATCCGTACGGCTCGATCCCGTGGCACGATCACCTCGCGGCCGGGCACATCTCGCAGGTCGAGTCGCTCTCGGCCGCGGTCCACCCGTTTCCCATATACCTGCTGCTCATGGAATGGATCCTGGCGGCCTACCTCCTTCGATTGCGCAAACGCGCCCGCTTCGAGGGAGAAGTCACGCTCCTCTTCCTGGCGATTCACGGACTCGCGAAAGGATGGATCGAGCTCTTCCGTGATCCGGTGAGCGGATTCCATCTGGTCGTCGTTCCGATCGGACTGGTGGCGCTCGCGCTCCTCCTCTGGGAGCGGCGGCGTTCGTACGCTGATGGAAGCCGCGCGTCGGGCGAGCGCGCCGGCGCCGCCGGGGTCGGTGTCTCGTGA
- a CDS encoding DUF1330 domain-containing protein, which yields MIENILQPTGDQVRAFRDRRTGEPIAMLNLLKFKERAEYADGRASDLSGREAYELYAKGFHAVMDSRGVKILYSGDVRGFLIGTGDGAWDAMALIQYPTTQVMLDMLRDPEYQAAQEHRAAGLEGQLLVECGPGFVF from the coding sequence GTGATCGAGAACATCCTTCAGCCGACCGGAGATCAGGTCCGCGCCTTCCGCGACCGTCGGACCGGCGAGCCGATCGCCATGCTCAACCTGCTCAAGTTCAAGGAGCGCGCCGAGTACGCGGACGGACGCGCGTCGGACCTGAGCGGGCGCGAGGCGTACGAGCTCTACGCGAAGGGGTTTCACGCGGTGATGGATTCCCGCGGCGTGAAGATCCTCTACTCGGGTGACGTGCGCGGCTTCCTGATCGGGACTGGCGACGGCGCCTGGGACGCCATGGCTCTCATCCAGTACCCGACGACGCAGGTCATGCTCGACATGCTTCGCGACCCCGAATACCAGGCCGCTCAGGAGCACCGCGCCGCTGGACTGGAAGGGCAGCTCCTCGTGGAGTGCGGCCCGGGCTTCGTCTTCTAG
- a CDS encoding LamG domain-containing protein: MKRAAPLKKTIPAISLGITLALAPMASAQQCVENPPGSIGWWPGDGSASDLESGRDARPTAGAGYAMGLVGDAFGFDGVGGGQDDRVLLPRLAADGLADLTVEFWINTTDPTAGLLSAANGNPSSANELLLFQGTAGLVVWIKQSQSGSIPVFVNDGAWHHVALVREGGEGSLFVDGLVVDRRAYPAGPLDVGPLGLLLGQDQDCLGGCFQADQALDGAVDELTIYGRALAEQEIAAVFEAGAAGKCKPLGAPDAPGTEALAEELTIAFESIEALEMEMGMLIDRIGEIDLLLENLEASLHSHDAKPRIRSRWGHDRRRHHDDDDDDDRDRKKRKHRKHGKHRR, translated from the coding sequence ATGAAACGCGCCGCCCCTCTGAAGAAGACGATCCCCGCGATCTCCCTCGGAATCACCCTCGCCCTCGCGCCGATGGCTTCCGCACAGCAATGTGTCGAGAATCCACCCGGCTCCATCGGCTGGTGGCCAGGCGACGGCTCCGCGAGCGATCTCGAGTCCGGCAGGGACGCGCGCCCGACGGCCGGTGCAGGCTATGCGATGGGGCTCGTGGGGGACGCCTTCGGGTTCGATGGTGTGGGAGGCGGCCAGGACGATCGTGTTCTCCTGCCTCGTCTGGCCGCGGATGGATTGGCTGACCTGACGGTCGAGTTCTGGATCAATACGACCGATCCGACTGCCGGCCTGCTCTCGGCTGCCAACGGCAACCCGTCCAGCGCCAACGAGCTGCTTCTGTTCCAGGGGACGGCTGGCCTCGTCGTGTGGATCAAGCAGTCGCAGTCCGGATCGATCCCGGTCTTCGTGAACGACGGCGCCTGGCATCACGTGGCGCTGGTGCGCGAAGGCGGCGAGGGCTCGCTCTTCGTGGATGGGCTCGTCGTCGACCGCCGCGCCTACCCGGCCGGGCCTCTCGACGTAGGCCCCCTCGGTCTCCTGCTCGGTCAGGACCAGGACTGTCTGGGCGGATGCTTCCAGGCGGATCAGGCGCTCGACGGTGCTGTCGACGAGCTCACGATCTACGGTCGCGCCCTCGCGGAGCAGGAGATCGCCGCCGTCTTCGAAGCGGGTGCCGCCGGCAAGTGCAAGCCGCTCGGGGCCCCCGATGCACCGGGCACCGAAGCGCTGGCCGAGGAGCTGACGATCGCGTTCGAGTCGATCGAAGCGCTCGAGATGGAGATGGGCATGCTCATCGACCGGATCGGGGAGATCGATCTCCTGTTGGAGAACCTCGAGGCGAGTCTGCACAGCCACGACGCGAAGCCTCGAATCCGAAGCCGTTGGGGTCATGATCGTCGACGTCACCATGATGACGACGACGACGATGATCGCGACCGGAAGAAGCGCAAGCACCGCAAGCACGGCAAGCACCGGCGATAG
- a CDS encoding RidA family protein encodes MQIERVNPDGLFKLDAFTQVVTAEGVGKIVHIAGQGAFDANFQLVGPGDLHAQTVQAFRNLRTALQAVGGEVENVVSSNMYIVEISAEKVETFSAAMAEALDGKPFPPNASTMLGVQGLAMDGMLIEISAVAVLP; translated from the coding sequence ATGCAGATCGAGCGAGTGAATCCCGACGGACTGTTCAAGCTGGATGCCTTCACGCAGGTGGTCACTGCGGAGGGGGTCGGGAAGATCGTTCACATCGCGGGCCAGGGTGCCTTCGATGCGAACTTCCAGCTCGTGGGGCCCGGTGATCTGCACGCCCAGACGGTGCAGGCTTTCCGGAATCTGCGAACCGCCCTCCAGGCCGTGGGCGGCGAGGTCGAGAACGTCGTCAGCAGCAACATGTACATCGTCGAGATCTCGGCAGAGAAGGTCGAGACGTTCTCCGCGGCGATGGCCGAAGCACTCGACGGCAAGCCCTTTCCGCCCAATGCGTCCACGATGCTCGGCGTGCAGGGCCTGGCCATGGACGGAATGCTGATCGAGATCAGCGCCGTCGCCGTGCTTCCCTGA
- a CDS encoding cupin domain-containing protein: MAEQGDEQGGGTSVGPNPTAIVTENDTDVSRPFIFDVAKIAGQTNLELMGEAADADALLDLLGRDLVTRTIIQTPELTVYHETAAPGESVKPHRHGTYQVNFVLRGELFFGSRRVGPGMGYFSPDKLYAWRAGDEGAEWIEIHSGQVGIYSEPAEAR, translated from the coding sequence ATGGCGGAGCAGGGAGACGAGCAGGGCGGTGGCACGAGCGTCGGGCCCAACCCGACGGCGATCGTCACCGAGAACGACACCGACGTGAGTCGACCCTTCATCTTCGACGTCGCGAAGATCGCCGGCCAGACCAACCTCGAGCTGATGGGGGAGGCGGCCGACGCGGACGCGCTGCTCGATCTGCTGGGGCGCGACCTCGTGACCCGGACCATCATCCAGACGCCAGAGCTCACCGTGTATCACGAGACCGCCGCGCCCGGCGAGTCGGTCAAGCCCCATCGCCACGGCACCTACCAGGTGAACTTCGTGCTGCGGGGCGAGCTCTTCTTCGGCTCGAGACGCGTGGGCCCCGGCATGGGCTACTTCTCGCCCGACAAGCTCTACGCGTGGCGCGCGGGAGACGAGGGCGCGGAGTGGATCGAGATCCATTCGGGCCAGGTCGGGATCTATTCCGAGCCGGCGGAAGCTCGCTAG
- a CDS encoding MOSC domain-containing protein, which translates to MPRVGELAGIFRYPVKSMQGERLGRAALGIDGLPGDRAWGLRDESRGDFFLGKRCPELMSCAAAYVDGYEPGAVPEVVLPGGPRFPAGAPDAAERLSAFLGRRVSVWPAGAESRAAEAGEPIGEAEMRSMLAREADEPLPDFSEPAPELVEFQSRNGPLVDAFPLLVLTDRSLDTIADAQPEAEVDWRRFRPNLLVAGVGGGAFPEQDWVGGRLRVGDAVLSVHSKCVRCAMVTHGFADLPKAPQIMRTLVRENEGHLGVYALVEEPGEIRAGDRVTLLR; encoded by the coding sequence ATGCCCCGCGTCGGCGAACTCGCCGGGATCTTCCGCTATCCGGTCAAGAGTATGCAGGGCGAACGCCTGGGGCGGGCCGCTCTCGGAATCGACGGCCTCCCGGGCGATCGCGCCTGGGGGTTGCGCGACGAGAGCCGGGGCGACTTCTTTCTGGGCAAGCGCTGTCCGGAGCTGATGTCCTGTGCGGCGGCGTACGTCGATGGGTACGAGCCGGGGGCCGTCCCGGAGGTCGTGTTGCCCGGCGGCCCACGATTTCCGGCGGGCGCGCCGGACGCGGCCGAGCGCCTGTCGGCGTTCCTCGGGAGGCGCGTGAGCGTCTGGCCAGCGGGCGCGGAGTCGCGAGCGGCCGAGGCCGGGGAGCCGATCGGCGAAGCGGAGATGCGTTCGATGCTCGCGAGGGAGGCGGACGAGCCGCTGCCCGACTTCTCGGAGCCGGCCCCCGAGCTCGTCGAGTTCCAGTCGCGCAACGGACCGCTCGTCGATGCTTTCCCGCTCCTGGTCCTGACCGATCGCTCGCTCGACACGATCGCGGACGCTCAGCCCGAGGCGGAGGTCGATTGGCGCCGCTTCCGTCCGAACCTGCTCGTCGCGGGCGTAGGTGGCGGGGCCTTTCCGGAGCAGGACTGGGTCGGAGGCCGATTGCGCGTCGGTGACGCCGTGCTCTCGGTTCACTCGAAGTGCGTCCGGTGCGCGATGGTCACCCATGGCTTCGCCGACCTCCCGAAGGCGCCGCAGATCATGCGCACGCTGGTCCGCGAGAACGAGGGGCACCTCGGCGTCTACGCGCTCGTCGAGGAGCCCGGGGAGATCCGCGCGGGTGATCGGGTGACGCTTCTTCGCTGA
- a CDS encoding DUF1523 family protein, whose translation METLERWLKRIGLGGGLILLAAYLVFLAWTLPRHELVHVTGTETRRGDVETPEGGIRALDVRYVMAEDLEGAPRVYRNEDTGWGWPPYFKFDSGNVAAQAKSFSINPERPTVKLTSYGFRIPMFSTFPNVLDMERVEPGTQPIPWMALFIGLLHVILVGAVIAISLGRKRAHEEGV comes from the coding sequence GTGGAGACCCTGGAGCGCTGGCTCAAACGGATCGGCCTCGGAGGCGGGTTGATCCTGCTCGCCGCCTACCTGGTCTTTCTCGCCTGGACGCTGCCCAGACACGAGCTGGTTCACGTCACGGGGACCGAGACGCGGCGCGGTGATGTCGAGACGCCGGAGGGCGGGATCCGCGCGCTCGACGTGCGCTACGTGATGGCGGAAGACCTCGAAGGGGCGCCGCGCGTGTATCGCAACGAGGATACGGGCTGGGGCTGGCCGCCCTATTTCAAGTTCGACTCGGGGAACGTCGCTGCGCAAGCCAAGAGCTTCTCCATCAACCCGGAGAGGCCCACGGTCAAACTCACGTCCTACGGCTTCCGCATTCCGATGTTCAGCACCTTCCCGAACGTCCTCGACATGGAGCGCGTCGAGCCCGGCACGCAGCCGATCCCCTGGATGGCCCTGTTCATCGGGCTCCTCCACGTCATCCTCGTGGGCGCTGTGATCGCGATCTCCCTCGGCCGCAAGCGCGCACACGAAGAGGGCGTCTAG